The following DNA comes from Brassica oleracea var. oleracea cultivar TO1000 chromosome C5, BOL, whole genome shotgun sequence.
AACATTTGTTACAAAAGCCCCATTAGCTTCAAAACAAAGTTGATATTTTACAAGGGAACCCGACAACAAAGAGACCAAAAGGAAAGGTGAAACTCAGAACTCTTGAGAAGCAGATCCAATGTCTCCCTTGTTCTTCCCAACCTTGGAAGGCAAAAGGTTCGAATGAATGTTGGGCAAAACGCCACCGTTCGCAATCGTCACAGCTCCCAGAAGCTTACTCAGCTCCTCATCGTTCCTCACCGCGAGCTGAATGTGCCTCGGCACGATACGCGTCTTCTTGTTATCCCTCGCCGCGTTTCCAGCAAGCTCCAACACCTGTCCGAATCCAATCGAATAAAATCAGTACGAGGTAGATTCCACAACAGACAAGATTCGAATCGATTCGGAGTTATATACCTCAGCGGCGAGGTACTCGAGAACGGCGGAGAGATAGACCGGAGCTCCGGCGCCGACACGCTCGGCGTATTTCCCTGCCTTGAGGAATCTGGCGATTCTCCCGACGGGGAACTGAAGACCGGCCTTCGAGGATCGAGAGACGGACTTGGTGGCCTTTGGCTTTCCTCTACCGCCTTTGGTCGTGCCGCTTCCTGCGCCGGTGCTCATCGTCGATTGAAGAAGAAAATTTCGCAGATATCGAATCTAAAAGGTTGGTGAAGTCTTGAGTACAGAGGAAAGAAGATGTTGTGTGCTTTTAGGGTTATGTCCTTGTCTATTATATAAAGGCTTGACTATTAACTCTGATTGGTTGGATATGACATCACACGGATCGCCAGCCTGGCATTACATTTGGGCTTTAAATTGTTACGGTGTTTACACCTGTATTTCCAGTTTTAAGGACTTTTAAAGGGCCCAGATGAAACAGACCTTTGAAAGGCCCAAAGGCCATAATAAGGCCCTTGTTTTGATATTTTAATTATTC
Coding sequences within:
- the LOC106295459 gene encoding probable histone H2AXa — protein: MSTGAGSGTTKGGRGKPKATKSVSRSSKAGLQFPVGRIARFLKAGKYAERVGAGAPVYLSAVLEYLAAEVLELAGNAARDNKKTRIVPRHIQLAVRNDEELSKLLGAVTIANGGVLPNIHSNLLPSKVGKNKGDIGSASQEF